The DNA sequence GCCCAGCTGGTGCCGAGCTCCACTGTGGACGTTCAGGCGCTGGACGTCGACTACCTGGCGTTCTCGTTCCACAAGCTGCTGGCGCCGTTCGGGGTCGGCGTCCTCTACGGGAAGGAACACCTGCTGCGGCAGGCGCTGCCGTTCCTCTACGGCGGCGACATGATCGCCGAGGGCCACGTCGCGCCGGACCTGGTCGAGTACGCCGAGCTGCCGTGGAAGTACGCGGCCGGGACCCCGAACATCCTCGGCCTGATCGTCTCCGCGCAGGCGCTGCGGCTGATCCTCGACCTGGTCCTGGAGGAGTCGGCGCCCTGGTTCCGCACCTCCCGGCCGGTCGGGCCACGGGACGTCGCCGCCGCGATGACGCGGGTCGGGGCCCACCTCGACGCGCTCACGGCCCGGGCCCTGGAGCGGGCCCGCGCCATTCCGGGGATCACCGTGTACGGGCCGCCGCCCGGGGTGCCGCGCGCGCCGTTGCTGGCGTTCACGGTCGCCGGGACCGACCCGCTGCGGCTGGCGCAGCGGCTCGGCGAGCTCGGCGTGGAGGCGCGCGGCGGCTGCCACTGCGCGACGCTCGCGCACCGCGCGCTCGGCCTGACCCCGCCGGCGAGCTGCCGCCTGAGCTTCGCCCTCTACACCGACACGGGCGACGTCGAGCGGGCGCTGGACACCCTCGCCCAGGTCGCGGCGGAGGATCAGGCGGTCCAGCCGGCGAGCAGGGAGCGGCGGTCGGCGGTCGGGGAGCCGGGCTCGGGCTGGTAGCGCGCGGCGCGCTGGAGGGCGAGGGCGCCGGGGGCGATCGCCTCCAGCGCCTCTTCCAGGCCGGCCCGGACGGAGCCGGCCCCGTCGCCGTCGGCCCGCCCCTCGCCGGCCGCCCCCGGGCCGCGGGCGAGGTACTGGTACCAAGGTCCGATTGGTCCTGCGGTACGAGCCCGGCCGTACGACGATCTGCTGATCAGTCCTCGCTGCTGCGGCGGCCGGCCACGTACTC is a window from the Mycobacteriales bacterium genome containing:
- a CDS encoding aminotransferase class V-fold PLP-dependent enzyme; this encodes MTAGLDDWQLRRIRSHFAFPATGRVVTNNAASTQPPCELLDLYRSLAPWYENVHRGQSPASQRMTTLFEESYDTIAQWLNAPSRRTIVPYRNTTEAINAVMYSLLSDFRDGDNVVSTELEHNSNFVPWYALSREILPRFGRRVECRVARFDPATGALDLDHLASLVDRRTKLVCVTGASNFLGTKPPLPVLRSIADGSGYGQPSGERRSLLLIDAAQLVPSSTVDVQALDVDYLAFSFHKLLAPFGVGVLYGKEHLLRQALPFLYGGDMIAEGHVAPDLVEYAELPWKYAAGTPNILGLIVSAQALRLILDLVLEESAPWFRTSRPVGPRDVAAAMTRVGAHLDALTARALERARAIPGITVYGPPPGVPRAPLLAFTVAGTDPLRLAQRLGELGVEARGGCHCATLAHRALGLTPPASCRLSFALYTDTGDVERALDTLAQVAAEDQAVQPASRERRSAVGEPGSGW